The genomic segment TGGGGCGTAGTTAGGCAGAGAATGTTGACTTGGAGGCGTGAGCCAACGGTTACTAGGATTGATAAACCAACTCGGCTAGATAAGGCTAGAAAGTACGGCTATAGGGCGAGGCCTGGCATCGTGATCGCTAGAGTAAAGGTGAGTAGGGGAACCATGAATAAGGAGAGGCCCAGCAGCGGTCGCAGGCCTAAGAGGATGGGGGTTTACGGATACACCACTTACCGCAGCGCCCAATTAATAGCGGAGGCCAGGGCAGCCAGAAAGTTCCCAAACATGGAGGTCCTCGGCTCCTATTGGGTTGGGGAGGACGGCATATATAGGTACTTCGAGGTAGTGCTTGCTCTTCGGGAGTCGACATCTATAGCCATTAATAAGAGGAGGCTACTTGATCGCAGGGCTCGCCTCCTAAATAAACTAAAGCAGTGACTTCATGTTGATTAATCGTGGCAAAGGGATTGGTTGAATTCGACTTAAGGAATCACTCACCCCATATCGACAGCATATTAACGGGGCTCGGCTATATTGCGGCGGTATCGCCTAAGCCAAGTGGCCCCTGGAATCTATTGGTGTTGAGCAAGGTGGAGAGGGGGAGGGGGCGATTAATGGAGGTTGCCGCAGTTAAGGCCCCCGATAGGTTCAGGCTTAATAAGTACATATATAGGAGGGACA from the Thermocladium sp. ECH_B genome contains:
- a CDS encoding 50S ribosomal protein L15e; this translates as MAKGLYYYIGDQWRRARNSVIWGVVRQRMLTWRREPTVTRIDKPTRLDKARKYGYRARPGIVIARVKVSRGTMNKERPSSGRRPKRMGVYGYTTYRSAQLIAEARAARKFPNMEVLGSYWVGEDGIYRYFEVVLALRESTSIAINKRRLLDRRARLLNKLKQ